The window AAACCGGTGCGTTCCAGAGTGCGGCCGATCATGGCGCTGCTAAATCGGGCATCGTCAACCACCATAATGGAGCAATTAGGATCGATCATTTATTCCCCTTCGCCGTGTCCGCCAGATTGGTGTGCCATGTCACCAACCAGCATTAAGATACGCTATAATACCCGATTTGGTGCCGTGGCACTGTGCCTGCACTTTATGATCTGTTTTGCTCCCTCCCGGAGCCGTACTGAATACAAGGAATTACCATGCCTTCATTTGATACCGTTTCTGAAGTAGACATGCAAGAGCTGACCAACGCGGTCGATCAGGCCAGTCGTGAACTCGAGACTCGATACGATTTCAGGGGGGTGGAAGCGGCGTTCGAACGCAATGAAAACAAGGTCACAATGGTGGCCGAAGCCGATTTTCAGCTGCAACAGTTACTGGAAATCTTAAAAGGCAAGCTGATCAAGCGTAGTATCGATGTGAAATGTCTGGATGTGGCAGATCACTATGCTTCGGGCAAACAGGTAAAACAGGAAGTGACGATTCGTGAAGGCCTGGATAAAGAGATCACCAAAAAAATCGTCAAGTTGATCAAGGACTCCAAGGTCAAGGTGCAGGCGGCTATTCAGGGTGACAAGGTGCGAGTAACCGGCAAGAAGCGCGATGATTTGCAGCAGTGCATGGCGCTACTGCGTGAGGCCGAGCTGGATCTGCCACTACAGTTTAATAATTTTCGCGACTAGCCAGCCAATGTGTTCCTGACCGGGGCGGACTGCACTGGTCAGGAGTTTTAACCGCCAATTATCCGCGTTCCCAACGGAACAGGCGCGATGCCAGGGCAACAAATAGAAGGGTCATAACCCCCAATGCCAGCAGGTGGTGGCCCACATCCAGCAAGCCGGCCCCATCGATCATCACGGATCGTGCCGCAGCGACGATATGGGTCAGTGGCAATAGCTGTGCGAATGATTGCATCCAGGGATGAGCCCCTTCCAGTGAAAACCAGACGCCGGAGAGGAACATCATCGGCCAGCTACAGATATTCAAAAGTCCACCTGCCAGTTCTTCACTGGCGGTATGTGCGGCGATTAACAGCCCTAAAGAGATCATGCTGATCGCCCCCATCAGGGCAACCAGTAATAGCGCCAGGTAAGAGCCGAGCATAATGAAATCTATTAACAACTTGCTGCCGATAAAAATCAGGCTACTGATGGTCAGGGTAATCATCAATCGGGATGTGACCTGCGCGCTGACAAATTGGGCGGCGCTGATTGGGGTTGCTTGCAGGCGTTTGAGTACGCCATTTTTGCGGTAGCGAACGATTACATACCCGACCCCGAATAATGAACTGAACATCATGTTCATACCCAGGATGCCCGGCATAACCCAGTCGAGGTAACGCACGGCTCGCCCGCTCACGGATTGACGAAGGTGGGGGGATTGTTCTGCCTGCTCATCGGTCGTTAGTAGTGCTTGCAAGAAGTAGCCGTTGCGGCTGTCCGGGTTAATCCAGTAGCGAGTAGGCTCTCCAGCCTCCAGCAGTAAATCGATCTGGTGGTAACGTACTCGATCGATCCCTGTCTCGCGGTCTTTAAAGGCGACCCATTGAATGTAATCAAGATGTTGTAGCGGTAAGGGTTGTTGGGAAGGTTGATCCACATAGCCTACCTTGAACAGATCTCGCTGTTCGTTAGAGAAGGCAAAGGAGAATCCGATGACGATAAAGATCGGCAGAATCAATGACCAGGCCAGCGCCGATCGGTCACGAAGATATTCCTTGTTGCGGGCCAGCAATAGAGCCAGAAAAGCGCGCATCTATTCCCCTCTCAGTTGGTGTCCGGTCAATTTAAGAAAAAGATCATCGAGCGTTCGATTGCGTATTTTCAGACCGGATAGTGGAATCCCGAGGGCTATAAATTGTTGCAGTGTTGATTCAACTGAGGGGGCAAAAAACTCTATTTCGTGTCCGTTTGCCTGACAGGGGATATCGATCTTATCGAGCTGATTTTTTACGGCACTCTCAGGCAGGCTGATACAAAGATCATTGAAATGACGATGTAGCAGGCTTTCGGGAGATCCGCTGTCGATGATGCGGCCGCGATCAAGAATCAGTAATTGGTCGCACAGGAGCTCCGCCTCATCCATGTAGTGGGTGGTTAGCACCAAGGTCTTTCCCTGACGCTTTATATCCCGAATCAACTCCCAAAAGCGACGGCGTGACTGAGGGTCCAGGCCGGTGGTAGGTTCATCGAGGAAGATAATCTCAGGATCATTCAATAGTGCCAGCGCCAGCAGAAGCCGTTGGCGCTGACCGCCGGATAATCGAGTGGCATAGCGATCGCGAAAGCTGTTCAGCTCGCAGAGCTCAACCAGCTCTTCAATCGGCCGGGTTCGTTGATAGAAACTGGCAAACAACGACAATATTTCATCCACGCGAAGGTAATCCATCAGCGCGGTGTTCTGGAATTGAATACCAGCATAACGAGTAAAGGCTTTAGTACGGGGTTTGCCCCGGAAATGTATGTCGCCGGCGCTGGGCTCTGTGATGCCTTCAATCATCTCCAGGGTTGTTGTTTTCCCTGCCCCGTTTGGTCCCAGCAACCCAAAACAGACTCCAGCCGGGATGGTAAAACTGATATCGTCCACTGCTACCAGTTCAGGGTATTCCTTACGCAGCCCTACTACTTCAAGCAGGGGGGCATGTGTCGGCATCGGGTCAGTGAATGCCATCGGTGTTTCCTGTAACGGTCTCGGGTGGCTTCTTCGTTGTTGCTTCGACTTTCCGTCGGTCGTTGCTTGAGGGGGCATTCTCTATTGCTGGTGCCGGGTCTTCGCCCCAGGGGGCGACTTTGAGCAATAGCAGCATGCCGGGAATAGCCAGCAGGGTGCAGAATATAAAAAACTGACTCCAGCCAACGGCATCAACAATAAACCCGGTAAACGCATTGGCCACCGTGCGGGGCAAAGCGGTCAACGCCGTAAAGAGGGCTAGTTGCGTGGCTGTATGGGCGCGACTGGTGCTTCGAGCGATAAAGGCGACGAAGGCGGCCGTGCCGAGTCCGACTCCCAGATATTCGAAACCGATTACCAGCGCGAGTAACCACAGATTGTAGCCGTTTTCGGCCAATACTATAAAACCGAGAATGGAAACGATCTGCACTGCACCGAAGACCCAAAGCGCGCGATTGATACCAATGCGTACCATCAGAACACCGCCAAGGATACCACCAATGATCATGGGCCAAAGTCCGGCGTGTTTAGCGATGACGCCTATTTCAGTCAGACTGAATCCCATATCCAGATAAAAAGGCGTGGCCAGCGCCGTGGCCATGCTGTCGCCCAGTTTGTATAGAAACATAAAGGCCAGGATCAGGCAGGCCTGGCGGGCTCCGTTGCGATTAAAAAACTCGATAAAGGGAGCTTTGACTGCATGCTCCAGAGTCGCTGGTGGCTTGGCTGCATGTGAGGGTTCGTCGACGCTCAGGGTGAGCGCGATGCCAAACAGCATGAACAGGGCAACGATTGGAAAAACCGTCGACCAGGGCATGATATCGGCCAGAATCAAGGCCAGCGAACCGGGAATCAAACCGGCAATACGGTACGCATTGACGTGGAATGAGTTGCCCAGTCCAAGTTCGTGGTCGGGCAGGATTTCGCGTCGGTAGGCATCCAGCACAATATCCTGGCTGGCGCTGAAAAATGCCATTATGGCTGCGATGGCTGCAATCAAACCCAGATTACTGGTGGGCACCATACCCAACGCTGCGATCGACAGCAGCAAACCCAGTTGGGTGGAAAGCATCCAGCCCCGTCGCAGCCCCAGTAAAGGAAAACGAAACCGTTCCATCAGGGGAGACCAAAGAAACTTCCAGGTGTAAGGAAAACCGATCAGGGTAAAGAGACCAATTTCCGTCAGGCTTACTCCCTCGCTACGCAGCCAGGCGGGCAGCATGGAAATCAACACATAGAGTGGTAATCCGGAAGCGAAACCGGTAAAGACGCAGATCAGCATGCGACGATTGAGTAGCGCCTGCCAGATAGAGTGTGACGGCATTAGGCTTCCAAGCCTCCCTGCCACTGGAAACGCCGCAGAGGGATACGATCGCCAACAAACTCTATGCCTTCATCGAGCAGACGTTGTTGTTGGCGCAGGTATTGGGGTGAGCCTTCGGGGAAGGATAAACGCCCTTTGCTATTGATCACCCGGTGCCAGGGAATCATTGACCCCTGGGGTAACTGCTTTAACACGCTGCCAACCATACGGGCATGTTGAGGCAATCCAGCCATACGGGCAACCTGGCCATAGGTTACAACGCTACCGCTGGGTACCAGACTGACAACGTGCCAGATTTTCGTTTGAGGAGTATGGAGTTCCATTATTGGTCAGCAGAGTAAGGGAGTCGATTCCTATAGTACCTTATGTGAGGAGGGTACAACTAACCTGGGCTTGAAGGGGATGCACGGGCCAGGGAATACTCAGCAGTGCGCTACCGAGACAATTAATCGGCCGATGTCCGTGGCGGAGACGTATGTGAACTATACTTTCGTTCGGGGTATTAGGTATTCTGTGGGGACTGTATTGGTAATACGCTCAAAGAGCGCCAATAGATCAGATTATAGATATAAATGATCAAGGAGATCAGGAATGAAGAAGGCACTCGCACTGCTCCTTACCGGGCTGTACGCAGTTTCGGTATGGGCGAATCAGCAGCCCTACGATTTTCCTACGTTGGGCTCGACCTACAGCAGCTATGCCGCCACAGTGGTGGGTACCTTGCCGGAAGTGGCCGCTGATTTGCCCGAAGAAAACCCCATGAGTTCCAGCCGTATCCGGATTTTTGAGGATCGCCAGGTTCCTGACCCGTTCTTCTTCGATGAAACCCTGCGTTATTCCTATGCCTGGCAAGACGAAGCGGCGCCGCTGGTGTTTATGATTGCCGGGACCGGTGCTTCTCATAATGGCGCCAAAAATGTCGAAATGGGCAAGGCGTTCTACCACGCGGGGTTCCATGTGGTATCTATCTCATCGCCCACCTATATGAACTTCATTGTTTCGGCCTCTGAGAATTCGGTGCCAGGTCATGCTTACGAGGATGCCAAGGATATCTACCGGGTGATGGAAAAAATCCGGGAAAAGCATAAGAGTCGTGTTGAAGTTACCGACTATTATGTAACCGGATACAGTCTTGGGGGCTTCAATGCGGCCTTTGTGACCAAGCTCGATGAAGAGCGCCAATCCTTCAACTTTCGTAAGGCCCTGCTGATTAACCCGCCTGTCAGCCTTTATAACTCCATCTCTCTACTCGATCGCATGAGTCAAAATATTCCAGGCGGCGCGGATAACTTCGACCAGTTTCTGAACTCCTTGATGGACGAGGTGAGTAAGGTTTACCAGAAATCAGATACCGTCGATATGGATGGCGAGTTTTTGTTCAAGGCATACAAGGCGCTGGATCCCAATAACGAGGAGCTTGCCGCACTTATTGGCGTATCGTTCCGCCTGTCATCTTCGAGTCTTATCTACACCTCTGACGTGATCAATCAATATGGTTTTGTGGTGCCTTCCAATGTCACCATGACCCGAAATTCCAGCCCGGGTGATTATATGGTTGTGGCGAATCAGCTTGGCTTTACCGATTACTTTCACGGCTTTTTCTACCCCTATTACAAACCGCAGCATCCCGAGCTGGACCGGGAAGGGTTTGCCCGCACCATGAACCTTGAAGCGCTGGAGTCCTACTTTAAATCATCCGATAAGATTGAAGTCATGCATAACGCCGATGACATCATTCTCGCGCCCGGTGAAATCGATTTCTTCCCCCGCGTGTTTGGCGATCGAGCCAAAATTTACCCCAAGGGAGGTCACTGCGGGAATATGTCACACCGGGATAATGTGGCTCATATGATCAGCGTGTTTAAGAACTAGGGGGCGGGGAAATGATCAATATTATGAGTAACAACACAAATACTCTGATGCGTATTTTTCTGGTGCTTGTTATGGGGACTTTTGTCTCGGCCTGCAGCACCAACCCGAGAGTCGATGGCGATGTAGCCGATAAGGCTTATTATGACGCCGGTAAGCTGGTCGCCAAAGATGGTGACTATATGGTCAAGGACGACTATGACCCCTGGGAAGGTTTTAACAGGACCATGTACCGGTTTAACTATCACCTGGATCGCTATGTTCTGTTGCCCGTTGTGGATGGCTACCAGTTCATCACGCCCGATCCGGTAGAAACCGGTATCCATAACTTCTTCAATAACATCCGTGAGATACCGACATTTTTTAACAGTGTCTTCCAGCTCGAATTTACCAAGAGCTATCAGACGGCAGGCCGTTTTGTTACCAATACCACGGTAGGGCTGCTTGGCTTTTTGGATGCGGCCACTTATTTCGGTATTCCCAAGCACAAGGAAGATTTTGGCCAAACCTTGGGTTACTGGGGAGTTGGCAACGGGCCCTATCTGGTGCTGCCGCTGTTCGGCCCCTCTTCTGCTCGTGACGGTATAGGTCTTGGAGTGGATACTCTGATGATGTCGGCTGTTTATAACGAACTGGATATGAAATCCGAAGAAGAGCTGGCTCTTATGGTAATGAATGGCATCGATACGCGCGCCAATACCTCGTTCCGTTACTACGAGACCGGTTCTCCGTTCGAGTATGAGCTGGTCAGGGAGCTTTGGTTGCAAAAGCGTAAACTGGATATTGAAAAATAAGGGATGAGAGCGATGAGATCTGTTTATAGACTGATGCAAATGTTGTTCTCCTGCGTGCTGTTGGTGTCTTTAATGACTAACAGTGCGCTTGCCACAAGCCACCAGGAGAGCATTAAGATAGGCATAACGGTGTCTCTCTCCGGGGAGTATAAATCCCAGGGCAAGAGCCTGCTCAGGGGCCTTGAAATGTGGGCCAAGGACCTGAATTCACGAGGTGCCTTGCTGGGTTCCAAAGTGGAAATCGTGCACTACGACGATCAATCGGATCTGCAAACCAGTGCCCAGTTGTATGAGCGTCTGGTGACGCGAGACAAGGTCGATTTCCTGGTAGGACCCTATGCGTCCGATTTGACACTGGCTGCCAGTGACGTAGCAGAAAAGCATGGGATACCCATGGTGTCGGGTACCGCCGCGGCTGAAGCTATTTGGGAGCGCGGTTATAAAAATATCTTCCAGGTGGACCTGCCCGCGGGTCGCTATATGGATGACGGCCTGGAGATTGGTAAAGAAGTGGGGGTAGAGCGGGTTGGTATTCTGTATCGGGATAGTCTGTTTACCCGGGAAGTTGCCATGGGAGCCAAGAAGTTGGCCGAAGAGCTGGGAATGGAGGTCGTGGTTTTTTCCGGTTACTCCTCGAACACCCAAGACTTCTCCAGCATGGTGAAAGATTTGAAAAATCAGGGTGCCGAATTGGTACTGGGCGCCGCTTACTTGAGTGATTCCATCGCTATCGTCAAAGAGGCTAAGCGGCAAAATTTTAGCCCCAGAGCTATCGGGTTTACATCGGGTCCATCGTTGAATGCTTTTGGTCAGACTCTGGGTGCTGATGCTGAGGGGATACTGGGTTTTACCCCCTGGATTCGAGCCGTACGAGAGCCGATGGCGTTTGATTTTGATTTCCGTTACCGCCGCTTGTACAACGAAGCCGCTGACAGTAATGCGGCTGGTGGCTACGCGGCAGGAGAAGTTTTGGAGGCAGCGGTTCGTCTGTCCAAGACCCAGGACCGGGACGCCGTCCGTGATCAGCTTCGCAAGATGACCTTTGTGTCGGTGGTTGGGCGTTACAGGGTCGATGGCAGTGGCAAGCAAAACGGCAAATCGATGTATATCATTCAATGGCAGGGTGGTGACCGCCACCTTGTTTTGCCTGAACGATATGCGGAAAAAGACTCTGTGCTCTTTGTTCCCTGGAATGATCGTTAGTCGTTTTTCAGTGGAGCGATGAGCTTTCCCTGTTGTGATTTAAAAGCCCCGTGAACAGCTCATGTCACGGGGCTTTTTTATTTCACCTTAGACGTCAGTGGTTATTACAGGCGTAAGCCGCCATCGAGTTCGATAATGCGACCGCTGTAGTAATCGTTTTCAAAGATGTACGCCGCGGAATGGGCAATCTCTTCGCAGGTTCCCATGCGTTTGAGGGGAATGCCGGCGGTCATGCGATCCAGTGCCTCGGGCTTCATACCGGCGGTCATATCGGTGGCAATAAAGCCGGGAGCGATGGCTGCGCAACGAATATTGAAACGTGCCAGTTCCTTGGCCCAGCTAACGGTCATGGCGGCGACTCCGGCCTTGGCAGCGGAATAGTTGGTTTGCCCCATATTACCGGCGCGGGAAATACTGGAGATATTAATAATGACGCCACTATTTTGTTTCTCGACCATCTGTGCGGCTACTTCCCGGGTGCAGAGGAACACACCGGTCAGGTTAACGTCGATCACCGATTGCCATTGAGACAGACTCATTTTGGTCATTTCACCATCACGAGACTTGATCAGCAGCCCATCACGTAAAATGCCTGCATTGTTAATCAGTCCATCAATCTGGCCAAAATCATTTGCGACCTGTTGCACCATGGCTTCCACGGCGCTTTCATCGGCGACGTTGGTCAGGTAATAGCGCGCGCTGCTGCCCGCTTCTTCGCAGGCCTGCAGGCTTTCCTGTAGCTTTTCTTTATTAAGGTCGACCAGGGCGATGTTGGCGCCTTTGCGGGCCAGCTCTACTGCCATCGTGCGTCCGAGTCCCTGTCCGGCACCGGTAATAATGATGTTCTTATTGGTTAGTTCCATGGGAATCTCCTCTGTTTAGGC of the Aestuariirhabdus haliotis genome contains:
- a CDS encoding YajQ family cyclic di-GMP-binding protein, encoding MPSFDTVSEVDMQELTNAVDQASRELETRYDFRGVEAAFERNENKVTMVAEADFQLQQLLEILKGKLIKRSIDVKCLDVADHYASGKQVKQEVTIREGLDKEITKKIVKLIKDSKVKVQAAIQGDKVRVTGKKRDDLQQCMALLREAELDLPLQFNNFRD
- a CDS encoding ABC transporter permease, whose translation is MRAFLALLLARNKEYLRDRSALAWSLILPIFIVIGFSFAFSNEQRDLFKVGYVDQPSQQPLPLQHLDYIQWVAFKDRETGIDRVRYHQIDLLLEAGEPTRYWINPDSRNGYFLQALLTTDEQAEQSPHLRQSVSGRAVRYLDWVMPGILGMNMMFSSLFGVGYVIVRYRKNGVLKRLQATPISAAQFVSAQVTSRLMITLTISSLIFIGSKLLIDFIMLGSYLALLLVALMGAISMISLGLLIAAHTASEELAGGLLNICSWPMMFLSGVWFSLEGAHPWMQSFAQLLPLTHIVAAARSVMIDGAGLLDVGHHLLALGVMTLLFVALASRLFRWERG
- a CDS encoding ABC transporter ATP-binding protein, with product MAFTDPMPTHAPLLEVVGLRKEYPELVAVDDISFTIPAGVCFGLLGPNGAGKTTTLEMIEGITEPSAGDIHFRGKPRTKAFTRYAGIQFQNTALMDYLRVDEILSLFASFYQRTRPIEELVELCELNSFRDRYATRLSGGQRQRLLLALALLNDPEIIFLDEPTTGLDPQSRRRFWELIRDIKRQGKTLVLTTHYMDEAELLCDQLLILDRGRIIDSGSPESLLHRHFNDLCISLPESAVKNQLDKIDIPCQANGHEIEFFAPSVESTLQQFIALGIPLSGLKIRNRTLDDLFLKLTGHQLRGE
- a CDS encoding AmpG family muropeptide MFS transporter, with translation MPSHSIWQALLNRRMLICVFTGFASGLPLYVLISMLPAWLRSEGVSLTEIGLFTLIGFPYTWKFLWSPLMERFRFPLLGLRRGWMLSTQLGLLLSIAALGMVPTSNLGLIAAIAAIMAFFSASQDIVLDAYRREILPDHELGLGNSFHVNAYRIAGLIPGSLALILADIMPWSTVFPIVALFMLFGIALTLSVDEPSHAAKPPATLEHAVKAPFIEFFNRNGARQACLILAFMFLYKLGDSMATALATPFYLDMGFSLTEIGVIAKHAGLWPMIIGGILGGVLMVRIGINRALWVFGAVQIVSILGFIVLAENGYNLWLLALVIGFEYLGVGLGTAAFVAFIARSTSRAHTATQLALFTALTALPRTVANAFTGFIVDAVGWSQFFIFCTLLAIPGMLLLLKVAPWGEDPAPAIENAPSSNDRRKVEATTKKPPETVTGNTDGIH
- a CDS encoding MGMT family protein, encoding MELHTPQTKIWHVVSLVPSGSVVTYGQVARMAGLPQHARMVGSVLKQLPQGSMIPWHRVINSKGRLSFPEGSPQYLRQQQRLLDEGIEFVGDRIPLRRFQWQGGLEA
- a CDS encoding alpha/beta hydrolase; this translates as MKKALALLLTGLYAVSVWANQQPYDFPTLGSTYSSYAATVVGTLPEVAADLPEENPMSSSRIRIFEDRQVPDPFFFDETLRYSYAWQDEAAPLVFMIAGTGASHNGAKNVEMGKAFYHAGFHVVSISSPTYMNFIVSASENSVPGHAYEDAKDIYRVMEKIREKHKSRVEVTDYYVTGYSLGGFNAAFVTKLDEERQSFNFRKALLINPPVSLYNSISLLDRMSQNIPGGADNFDQFLNSLMDEVSKVYQKSDTVDMDGEFLFKAYKALDPNNEELAALIGVSFRLSSSSLIYTSDVINQYGFVVPSNVTMTRNSSPGDYMVVANQLGFTDYFHGFFYPYYKPQHPELDREGFARTMNLEALESYFKSSDKIEVMHNADDIILAPGEIDFFPRVFGDRAKIYPKGGHCGNMSHRDNVAHMISVFKN
- a CDS encoding MlaA family lipoprotein, which codes for MSNNTNTLMRIFLVLVMGTFVSACSTNPRVDGDVADKAYYDAGKLVAKDGDYMVKDDYDPWEGFNRTMYRFNYHLDRYVLLPVVDGYQFITPDPVETGIHNFFNNIREIPTFFNSVFQLEFTKSYQTAGRFVTNTTVGLLGFLDAATYFGIPKHKEDFGQTLGYWGVGNGPYLVLPLFGPSSARDGIGLGVDTLMMSAVYNELDMKSEEELALMVMNGIDTRANTSFRYYETGSPFEYELVRELWLQKRKLDIEK
- a CDS encoding amino acid ABC transporter substrate-binding protein codes for the protein MTNSALATSHQESIKIGITVSLSGEYKSQGKSLLRGLEMWAKDLNSRGALLGSKVEIVHYDDQSDLQTSAQLYERLVTRDKVDFLVGPYASDLTLAASDVAEKHGIPMVSGTAAAEAIWERGYKNIFQVDLPAGRYMDDGLEIGKEVGVERVGILYRDSLFTREVAMGAKKLAEELGMEVVVFSGYSSNTQDFSSMVKDLKNQGAELVLGAAYLSDSIAIVKEAKRQNFSPRAIGFTSGPSLNAFGQTLGADAEGILGFTPWIRAVREPMAFDFDFRYRRLYNEAADSNAAGGYAAGEVLEAAVRLSKTQDRDAVRDQLRKMTFVSVVGRYRVDGSGKQNGKSMYIIQWQGGDRHLVLPERYAEKDSVLFVPWNDR
- a CDS encoding SDR family oxidoreductase; the protein is MELTNKNIIITGAGQGLGRTMAVELARKGANIALVDLNKEKLQESLQACEEAGSSARYYLTNVADESAVEAMVQQVANDFGQIDGLINNAGILRDGLLIKSRDGEMTKMSLSQWQSVIDVNLTGVFLCTREVAAQMVEKQNSGVIINISSISRAGNMGQTNYSAAKAGVAAMTVSWAKELARFNIRCAAIAPGFIATDMTAGMKPEALDRMTAGIPLKRMGTCEEIAHSAAYIFENDYYSGRIIELDGGLRL